DNA from Sphingomonas sp. R1:
GGCCAAGAAGCCGCTCGATTTCGCCCCCGGCACCGCGTGGCAATATTCCAACACCGGCTATGTCGTCGCCGGCATGATCATCGAAAAGGCATCGGGCCGGAAGCTGCTCGACTACCTCGAAGCAAAAATCTTCAAGCCGCTGGGAATGAAGGCGATCGACCAGGACAAGGCGATCGGCAAGGGCTTCCCCCAGGGCACGCACCGCTATGCGCTCGGCCCCGTCCGCCCCGCCAAGCCCGCCGCCGATGGCTGGCTGTGGGCCGCAGGCGAGCTGGCGATGAGCGCCGCCGACCTCGCGAAATGGGATATTGCCCGCATCGACCGGAAAGTTCTGACCCCCGAGGACTGGGCGGAGCAGGAGACCGAGGTGAAGCTCGCCGACGGTGCGCCCACCCGCTACGGGCTTGGCGTTTCGCTGGGCGAGCATGGCGGCAAGAAGGAAGTGTCGCACGGCGGTGAGGCGGTCGGCTTCCTGTCGAGCAACGTGGTGATCCCGGAAGAGCGCTTTGCCGTCGTTTCGCTGGTGAGCGCCGATTTCGGCGGGGCGCAGGAAGCGATCGCGCAGGGCATCACCGACCTGCTGTTGCCCGTCGCCAAGCAGCCCGCCGCCCTCACGCTCGATCAGCAGCGCGATGCACTCGCCCGCAGGCTGTTCGATCAGTTGCGCGCCGGGACGCCCGATCGCAGCCTGATGACGGAGGATGCCAACTATTTCTTCGATGCGACAGCGTTGGGCGACTATCGCGACAGCCTCGGCGCGCTGGGGGAGCCGGTGTCCTTCGCCGCAATCGGGAAGGCGCGGCTGCGCGGCGGCTTCGTCAATCGCAACTATCTGATCCGCTACAAGGATCGGACGCTGGTCGCGGTGACCTATGCGGAGCCCGGGGCCGAGGGCAAGTTCGAGCAGTTCCTGGTGATGCCGCGATGAGCAGCACCGAGCAGCAGGAAAAGGCGAAGGCTGCCCGCCGCCGCTGGATCACCTTCGGCGAGGTGGTCGCCGTGCTCGCCGTGGGCATCTCAGGCCTCACCCTCTGGAGCAACTGGAACGATCGTCGCGAGACCAAGGCCGAACAGGCCGCCACCGCTTCCCGCGAGGCGACGCGCGCGAGCCGCCTGGTGCTCGTTGCCGGGGAGACGGGCAAGCACGAATTGTCGCTCAAGACCTCGGCGTCCGACCAGACCGTGCAAAGCCAGACCATCCTGTTTCCGCCCGCGCTGAAGCTGTCGGCCGCCGAGACCACCGGCGAGCCGCGGATCGACGCCGGCTGGTTCGAGCATGCGTTGATCGGCGCGCGCAACGATGCGAACTTGCCGGATGCGAGCCGCGGCGACGAGCGGCTTCCCATCGTCATCGTTACCCGCTTCCTGGCGGATGGCGAACCGCACGAGGACATCGCGCTCTATGATCTCGGCTACAGCATCACCGGCAAGTTCTTGAGCGGCCACAGCCTTACCCTGCGCGGCCTCTCCCTGGTCGGCCATGTGAAGCGCGGCCAGGCCGGGACGAAGCTCGATGCACGCTGGAAGAAGCTGCTGGCCGCTGCCGGCGCATCCTGAAGGCGCTTCCCAAAAATCCATGGCCGCACGGCTAGGCGCGGGGCGTCCCGCGTCCTAGATCATGCCCATGACGGATCTCAACACGCTCGTTCAGCCCGATCGCGGCCAGGCCGCTCGCACCATCCACCTTGTCGACGCCAAGGGCTACGACGCTTGGCTCGCAGCCCAGCCGCCGCGCCACCGCGCCGCCGCGGCCGCGCAGAAGCTGAGCGCCTCGACCTTCGCAAGCGCAATCCTGCCTGGCGACGCCCCCGAGGACTGGTCGGTGGTCTCGGTCGTCGCCAATGCCGAGAAGCTGGGGCCCTGGTGCCTAGCCAAGCTGGCGGAGACGCTGCCGGAGGGCAGCTACCGTGTCGAAGGCGTCGAACCCGGCAAGGCGATCTATGGCTGGCTCTGCGCCCAGTACAAGTTCGATCGCTACAAGAAGGCCGATCCCAAGCCGCAGGGAGCGCGCGTGCTGCTCACCGCCGATCCGGTGAAGATGGAGGAGGCGGTGCGGATGGCCGCCGTCACCTTCAAGCTGCGCGACCGGATCAACACCGGTGCCAACGATATGAGCCCGGCCGATCTGGAAACCGCTGGCGCCGACCTCGCCAAGGCCTACGGCGCCAGCTTCACGGTGGTGAAGGGCGACGAGCTCCAGCAGGGCTATGGCATGCTTCATGCCGTCGGCCAGGCTGCCGGCAAGGGCCGCGAGCCGCGCCTGATCGAGCTGGAATGGGGCAATCCCGAGCATCCGCGGATCGCGATCATCGGCAAGGGCGTCTGCTTCGACAGCGGTGGCTTGGACATCAAGCCGGCAGCCGGCATGCGGCTGATGAAGAAGGACATGGGCGGTGCCGCGCACGCGCTCGCCCTCGCCGAGCTGGTGATGCAGAACAAGCTGCCCGTCCGCCTCCACATGCTCGTGCCAGCAGTAGAGAACTCGATCTCCGGAGAGGCCACGCGCCCCGGCGACGTGATGATCTCGCGCAAGGGAATCACCGTCGAGAACAGCAATACCGACGCCGAAGGCCGGCTGATCCTGGGCGACGCGCTGACCAAGGCAGAAGAGAAGAATCCTGAGCTGGTGTTCGACTTCGCCACCCTCACCGGCGCTGCCCGTGTGGCGCTGGGCGCGGATCTGCAGGCACTGTTCGCCAATGACGACACGCTGGCAGCCGAGATCCTGGCAGCAGGCGAGGAAGAGGCGGATCCGATCTGGCGGATGCCCCTCTACGATCCGTACAAGGACCTGCTGAAGTCGGACGTGGCGGACATGGTCAATGCCGCCGAGGGCCCCTTTGGCGGCGCAATCACTGCCGCGCTGTTTCTGAAGGAATTCGTGCCCGCCAAGGCCCAATGGGCCCATTTCGACATCTTCTGCTGGAATGGCAGCCCCAAGCCGGGCCGGCCCAAGGGCGCCGAGGCGGTGAGCCTGCGCGCTACCTGGAAGGTGCTCAAGGACCGCTACGGCGGATGAGCGCTTCGGCCGCCGGCGGCATCGTGCCGGCGGCCAACCACTCCTCGACTTCGTCCTTGTTCATCGGGCGGCCGAACAGATAGCCCTGCCCCTCCGCGCAGCCGAGCGCGCGCAGCATCTCGGCCGTCTCCAGCGTTTCGATTCCTTCGGCCACCACCGGCATGTCCAGTGTACCGGCAAGACCCAGGATCGCCCGGACGATCCGCAGCGCCTCGCGGTCCTCGGCCAGCGTGTCGACGAAGGACCGATCGATCTTGATCTTGTCGAACGGCAGCATTCGCAGATGCTGGATCGAGGCATAGCCCGTGCCGAAATCATCGAGGGCGAGCTGCACGCCCTGGTTCTTGAGCGACTCGATCGCGTGATAGGCCTTTTCGGCATCGACGATCAGCGCGTTCTCGGTGATCTCCACCGTCAGTCGCTGCGGCGGGAATCCGGTACGAGCGAGCACCGACAGGATCTTGTGGCTCAGCCAGTCGTCGCGAAGCTGGCCCGGAGAGATGTTGATCGCGATGCTCACCGGCACGGGCCAGTCGCGCGTCTCGATGCAGGCGCG
Protein-coding regions in this window:
- a CDS encoding serine hydrolase domain-containing protein, yielding MFRSAFAATLLIATPAAAQQLTPEQTAKVDGIVADALKSSGVPSASIAIVRDGRIVFTKAYGDQGAGIAKGPDANAKYQIASISKQFTAAAILLLENEGRLSLDDKVSKWVPDVTDADKITIRQLLSHTAGLQDYWPQDYSFKAMETAVTPQQIVDRWAKKPLDFAPGTAWQYSNTGYVVAGMIIEKASGRKLLDYLEAKIFKPLGMKAIDQDKAIGKGFPQGTHRYALGPVRPAKPAADGWLWAAGELAMSAADLAKWDIARIDRKVLTPEDWAEQETEVKLADGAPTRYGLGVSLGEHGGKKEVSHGGEAVGFLSSNVVIPEERFAVVSLVSADFGGAQEAIAQGITDLLLPVAKQPAALTLDQQRDALARRLFDQLRAGTPDRSLMTEDANYFFDATALGDYRDSLGALGEPVSFAAIGKARLRGGFVNRNYLIRYKDRTLVAVTYAEPGAEGKFEQFLVMPR
- a CDS encoding leucyl aminopeptidase family protein codes for the protein MTDLNTLVQPDRGQAARTIHLVDAKGYDAWLAAQPPRHRAAAAAQKLSASTFASAILPGDAPEDWSVVSVVANAEKLGPWCLAKLAETLPEGSYRVEGVEPGKAIYGWLCAQYKFDRYKKADPKPQGARVLLTADPVKMEEAVRMAAVTFKLRDRINTGANDMSPADLETAGADLAKAYGASFTVVKGDELQQGYGMLHAVGQAAGKGREPRLIELEWGNPEHPRIAIIGKGVCFDSGGLDIKPAAGMRLMKKDMGGAAHALALAELVMQNKLPVRLHMLVPAVENSISGEATRPGDVMISRKGITVENSNTDAEGRLILGDALTKAEEKNPELVFDFATLTGAARVALGADLQALFANDDTLAAEILAAGEEEADPIWRMPLYDPYKDLLKSDVADMVNAAEGPFGGAITAALFLKEFVPAKAQWAHFDIFCWNGSPKPGRPKGAEAVSLRATWKVLKDRYGG